One Drosophila subobscura isolate 14011-0131.10 chromosome U, UCBerk_Dsub_1.0, whole genome shotgun sequence DNA window includes the following coding sequences:
- the LOC117900794 gene encoding RNA pseudouridylate synthase domain-containing protein 2 isoform X2 codes for MFMKFTRQLKYIIPSENCCYNRWVSTTAQKDASQLPEKRKTIETDKLVDAKKVKLDTKSPKNKKLNLTDEKYDETSYYFENGLRKVYPYFFTFTTFTKGRWVGEKILDVFAREFRAHPAEEYQRSIETGKLTVNYEKVPSDYRLKHNDLLSNVVHRHEVPVSLQSIAIVHMDEDIVVVNKPASIPVHPCGRYRHNTVVFILAKSHNLKNLRTIHRLDRLTSGLLIFGRTSTKARELEQQIRNRQVQKEYICRVEGRFPDGIIECNEPIQVVSYKIGVCRVSPNGKDCKTTFQRISEVGDSSIVLCKPLTGRMHQIRVHLQYLGYPIVNDPLYNHEVFGPLKGRGGDIGGKSDDQLINNLIKIHNAENWLGMEEGGILPIANPIKCEVTNSRENESLTEIEAQHTKLKSMVDSIKDVGHEEPIDPFDPTKTTFDPFCHECKVNYRDPNAKDLIMYLHAWKYKGVDWEYKTELPNWACKELIDYDTL; via the exons atgtttatgaagTTTACTcgacaattaaaatatattatccCTTCAGAAAATTGTTGTTATAATAGATGG GTTTCAACGACAGCACAAAAAGATGCATCACAATTGCCTGAAAAACGAAAGACTATCGAGACAGACAAATTAGTTGATGCAAAGAAAGTCAAATTAGACACCAAAtctcccaaaaataaaaaactgaaCTTGACGGATGAAAAATATGACGAGACGTCCTATTATTTTGAAAACG GCCTTCGAAAGGTTTATCCTTATTTTTTTACGTTCACGACATTTACAAAGGGTCGTTGGGTTGGCGAGAAAATCCTAGACGTGTTCGCCCGTGAGTTCCGCGCGCATCCTGCAGAAGAGTATCAGCGCAGTATCGAGACTGGAAAACTAACCGTCAATTATGAGAAAGTCCCTTCAGACTACAGACTCAAGCACAATGATCTCCTTTCAAATGTCGTTCATAG GCATGAAGTCCCTGTAAGTCTACAGTCTATTGCCATAGTACACATGGATGAAGACATTGTGGTTGTTAATAAGCCGGCTTCAATACCA GTACATCCGTGTGGTCGGTATAGACATAATACTGTGGTGTTCATACTGGCCAAGTCGCACAACCTGAAGAACCTAAGAACTATACACCGATTAGATCGTCTTACATCTGGCCTACTTATCTTTGGGCGCACCTCAACGAAAGCTCGTgagctggaacaacaaatACGAAATAGACAAGTACAAAAGGAATATATTTGTCGCGTAGAGGGTCGTTTTCCCGA TGGCATTATTGAATGCAATGAACCTATTCAAGTTGTCAGCTACAAAATTGGAGTTTGTAGGGTATCGCCAAACGGCAAAGACTGCAAGACAACGTTCCAAAGAATTTCTGAAGTTGGAGACAGCAGCATTGTTCTGTGTAAACCACTCACTGGACGCATGCACCAAATAAGAGTACACCTACAATATTTAG GTTATCCTATTGTAAATGATCCCTTGTACAACCACGAAGTGTTTGGTCCCCTGAAAGGGCGAGGAGGCGACATCGGAGGAAAAAGTGACGATCAGCTTATTAATAATCTAATCAAAATTCATAATGCTGAAAATTGGTTGGGAATGGAAGAAGGCGGAATTTTGCCAATAGCAAATCCAATCAAATGTGAAGTTACAAATTCTAGAGAAAATGAGAGTTTAACGGAGATAGAAGCCCagcatacaaaattaaaatcaatggTTGACTCAATTAAAGAT GTTGGTCATGAAGAGCCAATAGACCCGTTTGATCCAACTAAAACAACATTTGATCCATTCTGTCATGAATGCAAAGTTAACTACAGAGATCCCAATGCCAAAGATCTGATCATGTACCTGCATGCTTGGAAATATAAG GGTGTCGACTGGGAATACAAAACAGAGCTGCCGAATTGGGCTTGTAAAGAGCTGATTGATTATGATACACTGTAG
- the LOC117900794 gene encoding RNA pseudouridylate synthase domain-containing protein 2 isoform X1: MLELLKCQHNLFKRYNKLLKIYGLSKVPSRFLRMINKESVQHANLQQGDKKVNIEGAVPSTIGDTVMIDQEAQSHDSAPDGDLQVSTTAQKDASQLPEKRKTIETDKLVDAKKVKLDTKSPKNKKLNLTDEKYDETSYYFENGLRKVYPYFFTFTTFTKGRWVGEKILDVFAREFRAHPAEEYQRSIETGKLTVNYEKVPSDYRLKHNDLLSNVVHRHEVPVSLQSIAIVHMDEDIVVVNKPASIPVHPCGRYRHNTVVFILAKSHNLKNLRTIHRLDRLTSGLLIFGRTSTKARELEQQIRNRQVQKEYICRVEGRFPDGIIECNEPIQVVSYKIGVCRVSPNGKDCKTTFQRISEVGDSSIVLCKPLTGRMHQIRVHLQYLGYPIVNDPLYNHEVFGPLKGRGGDIGGKSDDQLINNLIKIHNAENWLGMEEGGILPIANPIKCEVTNSRENESLTEIEAQHTKLKSMVDSIKDVGHEEPIDPFDPTKTTFDPFCHECKVNYRDPNAKDLIMYLHAWKYKGVDWEYKTELPNWACKELIDYDTL, from the exons ATGTTAGAATTATTGAAGTGTCAACATAATTTGTTTAAGAGATATAACAAATTATTGAAGATATACGGACTCTCCAAAGTGCCGTCGAGGTTCTTAAGAATGATTAACAAAGAAAGTGTGCAACACGCTAATTTGCAACAAGGTGataaaaaagtaaatattgAGGGAGCCGTGCCATCTACCATAGGAGACACAGTCATGATCGATCAAGAAGCTCAATCCCACGATTCCGCTCCCGACGGCGATCTTCAA GTTTCAACGACAGCACAAAAAGATGCATCACAATTGCCTGAAAAACGAAAGACTATCGAGACAGACAAATTAGTTGATGCAAAGAAAGTCAAATTAGACACCAAAtctcccaaaaataaaaaactgaaCTTGACGGATGAAAAATATGACGAGACGTCCTATTATTTTGAAAACG GCCTTCGAAAGGTTTATCCTTATTTTTTTACGTTCACGACATTTACAAAGGGTCGTTGGGTTGGCGAGAAAATCCTAGACGTGTTCGCCCGTGAGTTCCGCGCGCATCCTGCAGAAGAGTATCAGCGCAGTATCGAGACTGGAAAACTAACCGTCAATTATGAGAAAGTCCCTTCAGACTACAGACTCAAGCACAATGATCTCCTTTCAAATGTCGTTCATAG GCATGAAGTCCCTGTAAGTCTACAGTCTATTGCCATAGTACACATGGATGAAGACATTGTGGTTGTTAATAAGCCGGCTTCAATACCA GTACATCCGTGTGGTCGGTATAGACATAATACTGTGGTGTTCATACTGGCCAAGTCGCACAACCTGAAGAACCTAAGAACTATACACCGATTAGATCGTCTTACATCTGGCCTACTTATCTTTGGGCGCACCTCAACGAAAGCTCGTgagctggaacaacaaatACGAAATAGACAAGTACAAAAGGAATATATTTGTCGCGTAGAGGGTCGTTTTCCCGA TGGCATTATTGAATGCAATGAACCTATTCAAGTTGTCAGCTACAAAATTGGAGTTTGTAGGGTATCGCCAAACGGCAAAGACTGCAAGACAACGTTCCAAAGAATTTCTGAAGTTGGAGACAGCAGCATTGTTCTGTGTAAACCACTCACTGGACGCATGCACCAAATAAGAGTACACCTACAATATTTAG GTTATCCTATTGTAAATGATCCCTTGTACAACCACGAAGTGTTTGGTCCCCTGAAAGGGCGAGGAGGCGACATCGGAGGAAAAAGTGACGATCAGCTTATTAATAATCTAATCAAAATTCATAATGCTGAAAATTGGTTGGGAATGGAAGAAGGCGGAATTTTGCCAATAGCAAATCCAATCAAATGTGAAGTTACAAATTCTAGAGAAAATGAGAGTTTAACGGAGATAGAAGCCCagcatacaaaattaaaatcaatggTTGACTCAATTAAAGAT GTTGGTCATGAAGAGCCAATAGACCCGTTTGATCCAACTAAAACAACATTTGATCCATTCTGTCATGAATGCAAAGTTAACTACAGAGATCCCAATGCCAAAGATCTGATCATGTACCTGCATGCTTGGAAATATAAG GGTGTCGACTGGGAATACAAAACAGAGCTGCCGAATTGGGCTTGTAAAGAGCTGATTGATTATGATACACTGTAG
- the LOC117902165 gene encoding gamma-tubulin complex component 4 homolog: MIHDLLLSCLTQTKKGIGIKTFLDNNTIDHFIHPCERELFQEILNVINVLHEVVQFTLLLRLNEDERCKKSFNEDHNIEDLPHGFYLINFGKGVEAALEEYYEEITQLETFCSKNKPNSLAFVHDALQAKLPILLFLKKLIFEIQVKKLHGCTMLHSLHQHSEHGDFQLERITKIVMKPVKFSFFSSLAHWLIFGVIDDVFSEFFIKFSPQDDSSLNGSCSKSSVNNTRLNAGGNCEDYIWQYEINLSQLPGFLSTIVAEKVLFVGQTVLVFKMGRSFQRKNKNDHWENKRSDSSGDDIYNLWNGKESEFLEMVKDLNNDEEIDVFHIESVVNDIKKYVSMRLTEIALNEVDLERQMGLIKDFYLLGRGEFYLEFLSQLNRASDVYCDSSSKNYTRSFELAATVMGITDDLENFSLSVPKTIGESDEHCDFRIFENLHLKYIYEWPLNLLFSPKAIERYNQIFRFLLTIRKLQYDLQQVWTTQTLAAKSKSGHINMRMMNLLNQLMFFLNNMQYYIQVDVLESQFSILINAIRNKADFEEIQKKHTVFLANVLSQCFLISGSKDSQMDSSRTTYQPTNPIYGNILELFYICEKCSSINALANTSDAFLKELDNLEERFGVQIASLLQLLLNIKTSSCLGPLSQLLLRLDFNRWFSSAHNIS; this comes from the exons ATGATCCACGATTTGTTATTATCCTGCTTAACTCAAACTAAGAAAGGAATTGGAATAAAGACTTTTTTG GACAACAACACCATTGACCACTTTATCCATCCTTGCGAGAGAGAACTATTTCAAGAAATTTTGAATGTAATTAATGTTCTTCACGAAGTTGTTCAGTTCACACTTTTATTGAGATTAAATGAAGATGAACGGtgtaaaaaatcatttaatgaAGATCACAACATTGAAG ATCTTCCACACGGCTTTTACTTGATCAATTTTGGCAAAGGCGTCGAGGCAGCGCTTGAAGAATATTATGAGGAAATCACACAGCTTGAAACATTTTGCTCAAAGAATAAACCCAACTCGCTTGCATTTGTTCACGATGCTTTGCAGGCAAAGCTCCCAATTCTACTTTTTTTGAAGAAACTTATTTTCGAAATACAAGTGAAAAAACTGCACGGGTGCACCATGCTTCATAGCCTACATCAACATTCCGAGCATGGAGACTTTCAACTGGAAAGAATTACAAAAAT agTCATGAAGCCAGTcaaattttcgtttttctcaAGTCTGGCTCACTGGCTAATTTTTGGGGTGATCGACGATGTCTTTTCCGagttttttattaaattctcTCCACAAGATGATTCCTCCCTGAATGGCTCTTGCTCCAAATCATCAGTAAATAATACCCGTCTG AACGCAGGTGGAAATTGTGAGGACTACATATGGCAAtatgaaatcaatttgagTCAACTGCCAGGATTTCTTTCTACTATTGTGGCTGAGAAAGTTCTATTCGTTGGGCAAACAGTTCTGGTTTTTAAAATGGGACGAAGCtttcaaagaaaaaataagaaCGATCACTGGGAAAATAAACGTTCTGATAGTTCGGGCGATGACATTTACAACCTGTGGAATGGCAAAGAATCTGAGTTCCTTGAAATGGTAAAGGATCTTAACAATGATGAAGAAATAGATGTTTTTCATATCGAAAGCGTTGTTAATGACATTAAGAAATACGTCAGCATGCGTTTGACAGAGATAGCCCTAAACGAGGTTGACTTAGAACGCCAAATGGGATTAATTAAAGATTTCTATTTGTTAGGGCGCGGAGAGTTTTACTTAGAGTTTTTATCTCAGCTCAACCGCGCTTCAGATGTCTATTGTGACTCCAGCTCAAAAAATTACACCAGATCTTTTGAG CTTGCCGCAACTGTCATGGGAATTACTGATGATTTGGAAAATTTCTCACTTAGTGTTCCGAAAACTATCGGGGAGTCAGATGAACACTGCGATTTTCGAATCTTTGAAAATcttcatttaaaatatatatacgaaTGGCCATTGAATCTTTTGTTTTCGCCAAAGGCAATTGAGCGATATAATCAGATATTTCGATTCTTATTGACAATAAGAAAACTTCAGTACGATCTGCAACAAGTTTGGACAACACAGACATTGGCAGCCAAATCGAAGTCTGGACACATAAACATGCGAATGATGAATCTCCTCAATCAACTGATGTTCTTTTTGAATAATATGCAGTATTACATTCAAGTGGATGTACTTGAAA GTCAGTTCAGTATTTTGATAAATGCCATTAGGAACAAAGCAGATTTtgaagaaatacaaaaaaagcaTACAGTATTTCTAGCGAATGTTCTTTCCCAGTGCTTCCTGATTTCTGGCTCAAAGGATTCACAAATGGATTCATCACGCACAACATACCAACCCACAAACCCCATTTATGGCAACATTCTTGAACTCTTTTATATATGTGAAAAATGTAGCAGCATCAACGCGTTGGCAAACACATCTGATGCATTTCTAAAGGAGCTCGATAATCTGGAGGAAAG atttGGCGTCCAAATAGCGAGCCTTCTTCAATTACTGCTGAACATTAAAACATCATCTTGTTTGGGGCCGCTTTCTCAGCTTCTACTGCGATTGGATTTCAACCGTTGGTTTAGTTCCGCTCATAACATTTCCTAA